The Thalassotalea sp. LPB0316 nucleotide sequence TATTGGTGCCAGTGGTTATGTCGGTGCTGAGTTGGCAGGATTGTTAGCTCAACACTCACAAGTTTCGATAGAACACCTAGTGATATCGGAAAACAGTACTTCCTATGGAAAACATTTTGCGGACTTACATGCTCGCTGGCAGGGGGTTATAGATGTACCTCTGTTTACTTTTTCCGCACAATGGTTTGAGCAATATGGAAGTCAATTAGACGCGGTGTTTTTTGCCACACCCCATGAATTTAGTGCCCAATGGGCGGCTAAATTCGTCGAAGCAGGCGTGAAAGTATTTGATCTTTCTGGTGGCTTTCGCCTTAAATCATGCGATCAATATCCGCAGTATTACGGCTTTGAACATCAATTTCCTGAGTATGTTAAGCAAGCGGTTTACGGTTTGGCTGAGTTTAATGAGCAAACGATTAGTCAAGCCTCGTTAATTGCCGTTCCCGGCTGTTACCCAACAGCTAGTTTATTAGCGATCAAGCCTTTAGCCGATAGTCAGCTAATTGATGAAAGCCAGCTTATCGTGGTTAACGGTATCAGTGGTGTTAGTGGTGCTGGCAGAAACGCTAATTTGGCAACAAGCTTTAACGAAGTGAGCTTAAAACCCTACAATATTCTGCAGCACAGGCATCAACCAGAAATTTCTCAAGAAGCTGGTTGTCAGGTTATTTTCAATCCACATCTTGCGCCGTTTAAGCGCGGTTTATTATCGACAGTTACTTTGTCAGTTCAATCGGGTGTTAGTAGTCAAGATGTGCAACAAGCTTATCTAACGGCCTATCAAGATAAACCGTTGATTCGACTCAAGCAATCGTGGCCGCAAATAGATCACGTAGCGCACACGCCGTTTGCCGATATTTATTGCCAAGTCGATGAGCAAAAGCAAGTCGCTGTGGTTAGTTGCGCGATTGACAACTTGTTGAAAGGTGCAGCTGCCCAAGCCGTTCAATGCTTTAATTTAAGCTATGGT carries:
- the argC gene encoding N-acetyl-gamma-glutamyl-phosphate reductase, producing the protein MKKVAIIGASGYVGAELAGLLAQHSQVSIEHLVISENSTSYGKHFADLHARWQGVIDVPLFTFSAQWFEQYGSQLDAVFFATPHEFSAQWAAKFVEAGVKVFDLSGGFRLKSCDQYPQYYGFEHQFPEYVKQAVYGLAEFNEQTISQASLIAVPGCYPTASLLAIKPLADSQLIDESQLIVVNGISGVSGAGRNANLATSFNEVSLKPYNILQHRHQPEISQEAGCQVIFNPHLAPFKRGLLSTVTLSVQSGVSSQDVQQAYLTAYQDKPLIRLKQSWPQIDHVAHTPFADIYCQVDEQKQVAVVSCAIDNLLKGAAAQAVQCFNLSYGWASHLHLLPKTISLGAA